A region from the Fibrobacter sp. genome encodes:
- the lysA gene encoding diaminopimelate decarboxylase, translating into MNYSIPQEVFVKAAEQYGTPLWIYDRATIEKCVKDVQVFDTVRFAQKACPNLSVVSLIRKLGCVVDAVSAGEIVRALKAGFKGGQQKGKAPEIVYTADIFDKDALELVKEHNIAVNVGSPDMIQQLADFGVKSELTIRVNPGFGHGHSRKTNTGGDLSKHGIWHEQIKDCIKLAQANGMWITGLHMHIGSGTDFEHLAQVCDAMVDASRRLGSHLRTISAGGGLPIPYHEEEKGNRIDVNAYYKLWDDARKKIQQSIGHEVHLEVEPGRYLVAESGYLMAEIRAVKKQGDNLFYLVDAGFTDLVRPSFYGSYHGISIIARDGRELNETVDAVVAGPLCESGDVFTQEEGGFVVTRKLPKAKVGDLLILHDAGAYGAAMSSNYNSRRYAAETMYTNGELKVVRERQSFEQLLQNDRIIDL; encoded by the coding sequence ATGAATTATTCTATCCCTCAAGAAGTTTTTGTCAAGGCTGCCGAACAGTACGGCACCCCGCTCTGGATTTACGACCGCGCCACCATCGAGAAGTGCGTGAAAGATGTCCAGGTTTTTGACACCGTTCGTTTTGCCCAGAAGGCATGCCCGAACCTCTCCGTGGTTTCGCTCATCCGCAAGCTCGGCTGCGTCGTCGACGCCGTCTCTGCCGGTGAAATCGTCCGCGCCCTCAAGGCCGGATTCAAGGGCGGCCAGCAGAAGGGCAAGGCTCCCGAGATTGTCTACACCGCCGATATCTTCGACAAGGATGCCCTCGAGCTCGTGAAGGAACACAACATCGCCGTGAACGTGGGTTCGCCGGACATGATCCAGCAGCTCGCCGATTTCGGCGTGAAGTCCGAACTTACCATCCGTGTGAACCCGGGCTTCGGCCACGGCCATTCCCGCAAGACCAACACCGGTGGCGACCTTTCCAAGCACGGCATTTGGCACGAACAGATCAAGGACTGCATCAAGCTCGCGCAGGCGAACGGCATGTGGATTACCGGCCTGCACATGCACATCGGTTCCGGCACGGACTTCGAACACCTCGCGCAAGTTTGCGACGCCATGGTCGATGCTAGCCGCCGCCTGGGCAGCCATCTCCGCACCATCAGTGCAGGGGGCGGCCTCCCGATTCCGTACCACGAAGAGGAAAAAGGCAACCGCATCGACGTGAACGCCTACTACAAGCTGTGGGATGACGCCCGCAAAAAAATCCAGCAGAGCATCGGCCACGAGGTTCACCTGGAAGTCGAACCGGGCCGTTACTTGGTGGCCGAGAGTGGTTACCTGATGGCTGAAATCCGCGCGGTCAAGAAGCAGGGCGACAACCTGTTCTACCTGGTGGACGCCGGCTTTACCGACCTGGTGCGCCCGAGTTTCTACGGCAGCTACCACGGCATTTCCATCATCGCCCGCGACGGTCGCGAACTGAACGAGACGGTCGATGCAGTGGTGGCAGGCCCGCTATGCGAATCCGGTGACGTGTTCACTCAGGAAGAAGGTGGCTTCGTCGTGACGCGCAAGCTCCCGAAGGCGAAGGTCGGCGACTTGTTGATTCTCCATGACGCGGGTGCCTACGGCGCCGCCATGAGCAGCAACTACAATAGCCGTCGTTACGCTGCCGAAACGATGTACACGAACGGCGAATTGAAGGTAGTGCGCGAACGCCAGAGCTTCGAACAATTATTGCAGAACGACCGCATTATCGATTTATAA
- a CDS encoding DUF4153 domain-containing protein, producing the protein MLDAFKKYPSQISSAFRRFPVASAFALFTFFSLVVDTEFFEYIDIAVGSPIAKFIIWSGIYPIAAILISLTTSLVQESLNKRSNVPQIVASAAWFIISTALVYFGFTDYQPDFFSNEFVPNTIFFIYVAVFLGLFIAPFWKQKDENAFWIFTFKNIKALLVAALVAGILLASVEALVFCFGALFEHEFDEKVYFYIFYFCASTVFPILYFTGIPSIEECHSETPKLSKFVTSTIRFLFVPVLTLAILLFYAYIAKFILLWDMPQGMVSYFVSGFMVYMLALVTVLYPARLHPGSTFEKKLLKIFPAACIPLVVMMSVGLIRRISEYGISELRIYAVVVNIFFYVIITIFLIDKIKCKSRYIAVIFCALLFIFMVSPLKASKITRHVWMESVKSALAEQGYTEFPLSKEDSRQFVWDLRQKGDKESALLVSRISELARIPDKDIAEYINITRYDYAFTNDLTEDVCCNEGSDSTGEEPFDQFEVSIEYPDKAMLQVPRGTKGAVAIDHYFNNDEFEFAGDTLTFRISLKEDSGCSCQSDSTDACEEAPAPVYSFTVDRQTLKQDSIRQIKTDGATFGIKYLHAEEESKSSKTLRIRGILFVE; encoded by the coding sequence ATGTTAGACGCTTTCAAAAAATATCCCAGCCAAATTTCGAGCGCATTCAGGCGGTTCCCGGTCGCATCGGCGTTCGCCCTCTTCACTTTCTTCTCGCTTGTCGTTGACACCGAATTTTTCGAATACATCGACATCGCTGTCGGTTCGCCGATAGCCAAGTTCATTATATGGTCCGGCATTTATCCCATCGCGGCAATACTCATATCCCTCACGACATCGCTTGTCCAGGAATCCCTAAACAAACGTAGCAATGTTCCCCAGATTGTCGCCAGCGCCGCCTGGTTCATCATCTCGACAGCACTCGTCTATTTCGGTTTCACCGATTATCAACCAGATTTTTTCTCAAACGAGTTCGTACCCAACACAATCTTTTTCATATATGTAGCCGTATTCCTTGGCCTATTCATCGCACCATTCTGGAAACAGAAAGACGAAAACGCCTTCTGGATTTTTACGTTCAAGAACATCAAGGCTCTGCTTGTCGCCGCCCTGGTGGCAGGCATTTTGCTCGCATCCGTAGAAGCGCTCGTCTTCTGTTTTGGTGCACTTTTCGAACATGAATTCGATGAGAAGGTGTATTTCTACATTTTCTACTTCTGCGCGAGCACCGTCTTCCCCATACTGTACTTCACCGGCATCCCCTCCATCGAGGAATGCCACAGCGAAACGCCCAAACTAAGCAAGTTCGTAACGAGCACCATCCGCTTCCTCTTCGTGCCGGTACTCACCCTCGCCATCCTCCTCTTCTACGCCTACATCGCCAAGTTCATCCTGCTGTGGGACATGCCGCAGGGAATGGTGTCGTACTTCGTCTCGGGATTCATGGTCTACATGCTCGCGCTCGTCACCGTCCTTTACCCCGCGCGGCTCCACCCCGGTTCCACCTTCGAGAAGAAGCTCCTGAAAATTTTCCCCGCCGCGTGCATCCCCCTCGTGGTCATGATGTCCGTCGGGCTCATCCGCAGGATAAGTGAATACGGCATCTCCGAACTGCGCATCTATGCCGTAGTGGTCAACATATTCTTCTATGTCATCATCACCATATTCCTCATCGACAAAATCAAGTGCAAGTCCAGGTACATCGCCGTCATCTTTTGCGCATTACTGTTCATCTTCATGGTTTCCCCGCTGAAGGCGTCAAAAATCACGCGCCATGTATGGATGGAAAGCGTCAAGAGCGCACTTGCCGAACAGGGTTACACCGAGTTCCCGCTGAGCAAGGAAGACTCCAGGCAGTTTGTCTGGGACTTGCGGCAAAAGGGCGACAAGGAATCGGCACTTCTCGTTTCACGGATAAGTGAACTTGCACGCATTCCCGACAAAGACATCGCGGAATATATTAACATCACCAGATACGACTACGCATTCACCAACGACCTCACCGAAGACGTATGTTGCAATGAAGGTTCGGACAGCACCGGCGAAGAACCGTTCGACCAGTTCGAAGTCAGCATAGAGTACCCCGACAAGGCGATGCTCCAGGTTCCCCGCGGCACGAAGGGCGCCGTCGCCATAGATCATTACTTCAACAACGACGAATTCGAATTCGCGGGCGACACGCTCACGTTCCGCATCTCGCTGAAAGAAGACAGCGGCTGCAGTTGCCAAAGCGACTCGACCGATGCCTGCGAAGAAGCGCCCGCGCCCGTCTACAGCTTCACCGTCGACAGGCAGACGCTCAAGCAAGATTCCATAAGGCAAATCAAGACCGACGGGGCGACGTTCGGGATAAAATACCTGCATGCGGAAGAAGAGTCGAAGAGCAGCAAGACGCTACGCATCCGCGGAATATTGTTTGTGGAATAA
- a CDS encoding FISUMP domain-containing protein produces the protein MNFRKFLFSAISVTFATAFFACSQMFAGSTETDNALANDESSSSGGTTEETNIHDTIPCNNCTETSSSSNHFGFGSSSNISIVASSSSYSIIEQSINNDNLIFNPPSSGGFGGGGMINCPDSTVVTQALENTIMLSRFISGRTEKLIETGLTLKQARTTAQAELFAALGIDSLLIEQPDQSKFISNLINYIFGGTVKSEFYKSVEATFTETGTLSKEHYCNFADRAETPEDKLPLTGYTGNGFPGHILYEYTMYNSRNCKGTLLIPSRIVEVVNTKCYDMPKCDSSKIGTTVKAKYNSAEKLFTCRASGWDGANAMEKTTFGIECDKEGKDVFYGGKPISQSFVCSLDSGWYVAETIDAETFDVPCDEHGKLYTNPDNPTKTYVCRKEPFCRHYDFYNADAPCMDEGWDYASKNDLEMAQAECSTDGQTQTSNTDPNMYYVCQNGKWSEFYNRPCDTDNKRIKIKAQNTYGYVEYICYDKTWRPTYEWHVEYPADYYFNPEINYGSFKDPRDNYVYHTINFKGRTWIAENMKYAGFSSSVLAKETRCLADSCKNVGRYYSINVAGEVCPDGWNLPDSSDIVSLGTRQPETEHLLSQLGGTGSNYSAPDTYGLSFILSGRIIDTDEPYSPWQGFSALLWMNETNEKKDRLVANISFYKVEFWGYYTNPRTYQNVFPDTEPAAFTNLSFFAVRCVKK, from the coding sequence ATGAATTTCAGGAAATTTCTTTTTTCGGCCATTTCCGTAACGTTCGCTACGGCGTTTTTTGCCTGTTCCCAAATGTTCGCCGGTTCCACGGAAACCGACAACGCCCTTGCCAACGATGAAAGCTCCTCTAGCGGCGGCACCACAGAAGAAACAAACATCCACGATACCATCCCCTGCAACAACTGCACCGAAACCTCCTCCAGTTCGAACCACTTCGGGTTCGGCAGTTCAAGCAATATCAGCATAGTCGCCAGTTCGAGCAGCTACAGCATTATAGAGCAATCTATCAACAACGACAATCTCATATTCAACCCTCCCAGCAGCGGCGGTTTTGGCGGCGGCGGAATGATCAACTGCCCAGACAGCACAGTGGTTACCCAGGCCCTCGAGAACACCATCATGCTCAGCAGGTTCATTTCGGGCCGCACCGAAAAACTCATAGAGACGGGACTCACCCTAAAGCAAGCTCGCACCACCGCACAGGCAGAACTGTTCGCGGCGCTCGGAATCGACTCTCTGCTCATCGAGCAGCCCGACCAGTCGAAGTTCATCAGCAATCTCATCAACTACATCTTCGGCGGCACGGTCAAATCCGAGTTCTACAAGAGCGTCGAGGCGACCTTCACGGAAACCGGCACCCTCTCGAAGGAGCACTACTGCAACTTCGCCGACCGCGCCGAGACCCCGGAAGACAAACTCCCGTTGACCGGATACACGGGCAACGGATTCCCCGGACACATCCTTTACGAATATACCATGTACAATTCTAGGAACTGCAAGGGCACGCTGCTCATCCCGTCAAGGATTGTGGAGGTTGTCAACACCAAGTGCTACGATATGCCTAAGTGCGACAGTTCCAAAATCGGCACGACCGTCAAGGCAAAGTACAATTCCGCAGAAAAACTCTTCACATGCAGGGCTTCGGGCTGGGACGGCGCCAACGCAATGGAAAAGACAACCTTCGGGATCGAGTGCGACAAGGAAGGCAAGGACGTATTCTACGGGGGCAAGCCCATCAGCCAATCGTTTGTATGCAGTCTCGACTCGGGCTGGTACGTAGCGGAAACTATCGATGCGGAAACCTTCGATGTGCCCTGCGACGAGCACGGCAAACTGTACACGAACCCGGACAACCCGACCAAGACCTATGTGTGCCGCAAGGAACCCTTCTGCAGGCATTACGACTTCTACAATGCTGACGCCCCCTGCATGGACGAAGGCTGGGATTACGCCAGCAAGAACGACCTCGAGATGGCACAGGCGGAATGCTCAACCGACGGGCAGACGCAAACAAGCAATACCGACCCGAACATGTACTATGTCTGCCAGAACGGTAAATGGAGCGAGTTCTACAACAGGCCCTGCGACACCGACAACAAGCGCATAAAAATAAAAGCCCAAAACACTTACGGGTATGTAGAATACATCTGCTACGACAAGACATGGCGCCCCACCTACGAATGGCACGTGGAATACCCAGCCGATTACTACTTCAACCCCGAAATCAATTACGGGAGCTTCAAGGACCCGCGCGACAACTACGTTTACCACACCATCAATTTCAAGGGCCGCACGTGGATTGCGGAGAACATGAAGTACGCCGGATTTTCAAGCAGCGTGCTGGCAAAAGAAACCCGCTGCCTCGCGGACAGCTGCAAGAATGTCGGGCGGTACTACAGCATAAACGTCGCGGGCGAAGTTTGCCCCGATGGCTGGAACCTCCCGGATTCCAGCGACATAGTCTCGCTCGGCACAAGGCAACCCGAAACCGAGCATCTCTTATCGCAGCTCGGCGGCACGGGCAGCAACTATTCGGCACCCGATACATACGGGCTGAGCTTTATACTGAGCGGACGAATTATCGATACCGATGAGCCCTATTCACCTTGGCAAGGATTCTCAGCGCTCCTCTGGATGAACGAGACGAATGAGAAAAAGGATCGACTTGTCGCCAATATATCGTTCTACAAAGTTGAATTCTGGGGATACTACACCAATCCGCGAACCTACCAGAATGTCTTTCCCGATACAGAACCGGCGGCATTCACCAATCTGTCATTCTTCGCAGTACGCTGCGTAAAGAAGTAG
- the rpe gene encoding ribulose-phosphate 3-epimerase, with product MLKQIIAPSVLNANFLTLGDGVKAIEKGGAGLVHLDIMDGHFVPNISFGPGISACIGKGTSLPLDCHLMIENPENYVGEFAKAGASIISVHAETTNHLDRLLHQIRELGVKPAVAINPATPLEAIKYVLDIVDMVLIMSVNPGFGGQSLIPYCLDKIRELRQMKPELDIQIDGGVKLDNILDCKEAGANVFVVGSAIFGKPDPEAVCREFVKKVQ from the coding sequence ATGTTGAAGCAAATTATCGCCCCCAGCGTTCTAAACGCGAATTTCCTCACACTCGGTGACGGCGTCAAGGCCATCGAAAAAGGCGGCGCGGGTCTCGTCCATCTCGACATCATGGACGGGCACTTTGTACCAAATATCAGCTTCGGACCGGGCATCTCGGCATGCATCGGCAAGGGCACGAGCCTCCCGCTCGATTGCCACCTGATGATCGAGAATCCCGAGAACTACGTGGGCGAGTTCGCGAAGGCAGGCGCCAGCATCATCAGCGTGCACGCCGAAACCACGAACCACCTCGACCGCCTGCTGCACCAGATCAGGGAACTCGGCGTGAAGCCCGCTGTGGCCATCAACCCGGCGACCCCGCTCGAAGCCATCAAGTACGTGCTCGACATCGTGGACATGGTGCTCATCATGTCGGTGAACCCCGGATTCGGCGGCCAGAGCCTCATCCCGTACTGCCTCGACAAGATTCGCGAGCTCCGCCAGATGAAGCCGGAACTCGACATCCAGATCGACGGCGGCGTGAAGCTCGACAACATCCTCGACTGCAAGGAAGCGGGCGCAAACGTGTTCGTGGTGGGTTCCGCCATCTTCGGCAAGCCCGATCCCGAGGCCGTATGCCGAGAATTCGTCAAAAAAGTGCAATAA
- a CDS encoding glycogen-binding domain-containing protein: MAKTTTNKAAKAPVKKAAAKPAAEKKACTKACAKPAAKKAAPKAAAEKKAPAPKAAAKKVTVEFIADCPLATTVSVAGTFNNWAVDKDMLKKDKKTGLWTAKMALAAGDYEYKFVCDGKNWDAGDNKIKHV; encoded by the coding sequence ATGGCTAAGACAACAACAAACAAGGCCGCCAAGGCCCCGGTGAAGAAGGCCGCCGCAAAGCCGGCTGCCGAAAAGAAGGCTTGCACCAAGGCTTGTGCAAAGCCCGCCGCCAAGAAGGCTGCCCCGAAGGCCGCTGCCGAGAAGAAGGCCCCGGCTCCGAAGGCTGCTGCGAAGAAGGTCACGGTTGAATTTATCGCCGATTGCCCGCTCGCAACGACCGTTTCTGTCGCCGGTACTTTCAACAACTGGGCTGTCGACAAGGACATGCTCAAGAAGGACAAGAAGACCGGTCTCTGGACTGCCAAGATGGCTCTCGCTGCTGGCGATTACGAATACAAGTTCGTGTGCGACGGCAAGAACTGGGACGCGGGCGACAACAAGATCAAGCACGTCTAA